CACTTTGTAAGTAGTATTTCTTCAGGTTTTCTGCATCTTTTTTTACACTTTCGTTCCGAATCTTATTCGTATTAACAAGAGCCATAGCATAATCTTTTTTAATAAAAAAGATATTTGCTAATAAATAGTTTGCTTGATCTATATCTGGCCATGAAGGATACTTTTGCTGCAACTGCTCCAGTGTCAAACGTGCTTCATCCGCTTTGTTCGCTTTAAATGAAGCCAGTGCGCTGAAATAATGTGCATAGGCTGTAAATGGATTGTCAGGCATTTCGCGCATCAGCGGACGAAATATCTCCTGTGACAGATCATACTTTCCTTGCTTAATCAACTCTTTACCTGACTCATATTTACGTCTATAATCGGCCACAGTCTGTGCCTTGACAGTGGAAATATTGATCAGGCTTACAAGGAACAGTATAAAAAAATAACAACACGTAGTCTGTGAATGTGTGATGAATCGCATTATAAGATTGTTTAAACAAAAGAACAGCCCCTATTAAACGAAAAAACTTCCTGAAAGTTGGATTTCAGGAAGTAAATATACAAGACGAAGTCTGTTTACAAAAAGTGTTTTCAGAGTTAATAAGAGACCTTATTTTTTGGTTTTCTTTTTAGCATCTGTATTAGGTCCCTTTTTTGAATCAGCATCCTTGCGAACTTCTTCTGCTTTACGCATAGCTTCCTCTAAACGCGCCTGGAAACCTGTCTTTTTCTTATCTTTATTCTTAATGCGGTTCTCTTCCAGCTTTCTGCGGATTTCTCCTTCATCCACGAACTTACGAATGGTAAGCTGCTGGGCAATAGTAACCAGGTTAGATATCAGGTAATAAAAATTCAGACCTGCTGGTGAGGAATTCAATACAAACATAATTACTACAGGCATCACATACTGAACAGTTTTATATGGTCCAGGCATTGCAGCAGAAGAAGTCATCTGGCTATTGTAATAAGTAAATGCCAGCGAAGAAGCTGTCATCATTACTGCAAACAAACTGATATGTGAATAGGCAGTAAAGGGTATATTAAATGGAAGCTGAATAATAGAATCGTATGTTGAAAGGTCATTTGCCCACAAAAATGCTTTTTGACGAAATTCAATCAGATTCGGGAACAAACTAAACAAGGCAAACAAAATAGGCATTTGTAATAATACAGGTACACAACCGCTTAATGGGTTTACACCTACTTGATTGTATAACTTCATTTGTTCTTGCTGCACCTTCTGCATATCATCTCCATGCTTGGCTTTTATTTCCTCAATCTCTGGTTGCAACACACGCGTTTTTGCAATAGACATATAGGAGCGATATACCAATGGGAATAAGATTGTTTTCACAACCAGTACCAATGCAATAATTAACAACCCATAATTAGTGATAAAGCTTTCCAGAAGATGGAAAACAGGCAAAATCACAAAACGGCTTACGATTCGTATTACAGGCCAGCCCAGATAAACATTTTCGCGGAAACCATCTGTTACATTCTTGACAATTTCATAGTCATTAGGACCAAAATAGTAATCAAAATGGCCTTTTCCACTTTTAAGGTCAGCCAGTGAAAGTTGCAGATTACTTTCTAAGACTTTGATATTATCATTGGATACAACTGTGGGTACAGAGCTTTTTAGCTGTCCAGCAGAAAAAGGAGTTCCTCTGGCAATCAATGCAGTAAGGAAAAATCGTTGCTTTAGCGAAACCCAGCGAATAGGTTCTTCAACAGCTTTTTCATCCACGCTGACAGAGTTGTCACCAATATCATTGAACTCCTCCTCTACTGTATAATAATTGATGGCAGAGGCCATCTGGCTTGTCTGAGTATCTTTTTCAAACTTCTTCAGATGTTCCAGCCACACCAATTGTACAGGCGCATTTTTTAAAACGCCATCTAATCCATTTACTTTCAGATCATATCCAATCTGGTATCCAGAACCTCTGATAGTGTAAATCTGCTCGACATATTGATTATCGGCTAAAGCTAAACGAAAAGAAACACGTATGGAATCTCCATCCTGCTTAACTACACCACCAACATCTGTTGAAGTAAAGTATAAATCTGAAAGATTTATATCTCCTGTCCGGCCAGGTAAACGCAATACCCGTGAGCTTGACTTTTCATCAATCAGAACCAAGGGTTTCTGATCATATGTCTTGTAATTCTTTAATAATACCTCTTTTATCTTACCGCCCTTGGTATTCAGGGTAATTTTTACATCTTTATTTTCAACAACAATATCTTTTGCTTCTCCAAAACCTGCAGCCGCAAAATCTCCATACATTCTTTTAGCTGTAGCAGAATCTGTTACAGTTTCAGAAACAGAAGGTGCAACTTTAGGAGCAGGAGTAGCCTGCGTAGTCTTGGGCGGCTCCGGTCGCGGCTGCTGCGATTCATATATGGTATACCCTATTAAAAGCAGGAAAATCAGCAGAAATCCGATCAGATTATTACGATCCATCAAAAAGCGATTAAATAATTATGGTTAAGGATTAAATCATTCACTGATGCATAAGTTGTTAGTACATCAGCTTATTGGTAAGAGGTTAAAACATAACAATATGGAAAAGACGAAAAGAGTCCTTTCCATATTGTAGCGTTTATCCTATTAATTGGCTGCAAGTTACAACTTTATCTCACTACTAAGCGCTTAGCACTAGCATATTCTACAGCAGCTTTCACAAAATGAACAAATAATGGCTGAGGATTCATTACTGTACTTTTTAGTTCAGGGTGAAACTGTACACCAACAAACCAAGGATGATCTTTGATTTCAACAATTTCAACCAGTCCTGTATCCGGATTGATACCAGTAGCTGTCATACCTGCTTTCTCATAAGCTTCCAGGTATTGATTATTAAACTCATACCGGTGACGGTGGCGTTCTGAGATTTTACTCTTACCGTATACTTGTGCAGCACGTGAACCTTTCTTTAGATCACATGGATACGCACCGAGTCTCATAGTACCACCTTTAATAGTAACCTTTTTCTGATCCTCCATCATATTGATCACCGGATGTGAAGTATCTTGATTCCACTCTGTAGAAGCGGCCCCATCCAGCTTTAGAACATTACGGGCAAACTCTACAACTGCACACTGCATACCCAGGCAAATGCCAAAGAATGGAACCTGGTTTTCACGAACATACCGAATCGCTGCTATTTTTCCTTCGATACCTCTTTCACCAAATCCAGGTGCTACCAATACCCCATCCAGATCCTCAAACAAGTTTTCTACGTTTTCCGGCAACAGTGTTTCTGAATGTATCCACCGGATATTTACTTTACATTCATTCTGAGCTCCGGCATGAATGAAGGCTTCTGCAATGGATTTATAGGCATCACGCAGTTCCACATATTTTCCAACCAGGCCAATGGTTACTTCTTCTGATGGATTCTTGAGACGTCCCAAAAACTCTTTCCAGCCTTCCATATCAGGCTCTTTATCATGTGAAAGCTTCAGTTTCACCAATACTCTTTCATCCAGTTTCTCTTTTTTCATCATCAGCGGCACATCATAAATAGTATCCGCATCCTGAGCTTCAATTACCGAATTAATATGCACATTACAGAATAATGCTATTTTTTTGCGGATATCCTGAGGAATAGGGTGTTCTGAACGACAAACCAATATATCTGGCTGCACACCAGTTTCCAATAGGTCTTTCACTGAATGTTGAGTAGGCTTTGTTTTTAATTCACCTGCAGATTTCAGATAAGGAATCAACGTTAAGTGAATAACAATCGCATTATTTGGACCTACATCCCACTTAAACTGACGTACTGCTTCAATAAATGGCAATGATTCGATATCACCCACACAACCACCTATTTCAGTAATAACAATATCATATTCTCCAGTATCACCTAATGCCCGTATACTCCGTTTAATCTCATCTGTAATATGAGGAATTACCTGAACAGTTTTGCCAAGATATGCACCTTGTCGTTCTTTAGTGATTACACTATTATAGATGCGTCCAGTAGTAACGTTATTGGCTTGAGATGTAGGAGTGTTCAAAAAACGTTCGTAATGCCCCAAATCCAAATCTGTTTCTGCCCCATCATCTGTGACATAACATTCCCCATGTTCGTAGGGGTTTAATGTGCCTGGATCAATATTAAGATAAGGGTCGAATTTTTGAATGGTTACCGAGAAACCTCTGGCTTGCAGAAGCTTAGCCAATGATGATGCAATAATTCCTTTGCCTAAAGAAGATGTTACGCCTCCCGTAACGAAAATGTATTTTGCAGATGCCATAAGTTGTTATTCTCTGAAAGACTTATGGGATACAAAGGTAGGGAAAATTTTTGGGAGTTAAACAGATAAAAATAACGAACTCTCAAAAAGTGAAAGATTTACCAAACTTTATCAGAATAATCATAAAAGAAGCTGGTAAAAGCCGATTACTACATAGATTCTTGAAATGAATTACCTATACATACTATAAGTATATCTCACAAGACATAATATATCTTTTAAATAAAAAGCAGACAGAGGGAATAAGCGACAAAAAATAATATTTGTCCATACAAAGCATTTATTTTGCACTTCTAAAAAATACTGCTTACAAAACCTTTATGACAGATAGTATTCAGCGTGCCTACGAAATTTTAAAAACAGGTGGAGTTGTTCTTTCTCCTACTGATACAGTATGGAGTATTCTTTGTGATGCCCGTAATGACGCGGCTGTTAAACGAGTCCATGAATTAAAAAAGCGAGAAACACCTAAACCTCTGGTGGCTATGATTTCACAAATAGGCTGGCTCCCTGAATATATGAATAAAGTGCCGGATATAGCCTGGGATCTGGTTGAATTTTCAGAACGTCCATTAACTGTGGTTTACTCCAATGGAAAAAATGTATCTTCCGATGTGTTAGCATCAGATCGAAGTATTGCGATTCGCTTAGTCAAAGACAATGATTTTCTGGTGAAGCTTATCGGAAAGTTTAATCGTGCGATTGTTTCAACTTCTGCAAATCGCCCTAATCAGTTTATTCCCAGAACACTAGATGATGTAGATCCTGAAATTGTCAAAGGCGTAGACTATGTTGTCCCAATGGATCAAAGCACCAAAAATGATTATCAGCTGGCCAATATACTCCGGTTGGAAGTCAATGGTGAAATTAAGTTTATCCGGAAATAGTAAGGGTTCAGGTATGATACCTGAACCTATCTTTCTTACTTTCCACTTATTTTTATAGAATTCATAACCTCTTTCGCAATAGGTTGCCAGCGTTCTTTTACCTGAACAGGACAATTGAAGGCCATAACATTCACTTTATTACGAATCGTTGTATATACAATATAAGAATATTGGCGTGTAACACCCTTATTAGCTGAATTAGGATCCTCATCACGCAATTCTGCGGTGTATTCCAAAACGACAAAATCCCGTTCATTAATCTGGACAACTCCTTCCTGAATAAAATCAACTTTAGTAAAGTTAGACCGGATTCCCGATTTAAAAAAGTCTTTCAACATTGCCAGATCCTGTTGCCTTCCAGGTGTAGTTGTTTGATTAAAAGAGAAATCAGCTACCCGGTCAGCACTTGAAAAACTAGCAGTTGGCTTTCGTGCTACAAAATATTTGGCGGCAATTTCATCATCTGTCATTGGATGAAAATCTTCAGGTAGCGAAACTGTAATTTGTTCTGTTAGCTTTGTCTTCTTTAGTTTAGGCACACCCTGAAAACCTATTCCCCAAGCCGTTAAAACCAATAAGAAAATCTTAAGTTGAAATCCCATAGCATTTTTAGAATAATGATGACCACAAAATAAGTGCAAAATCTGATCCCATCTCATTTTTTAAATTCTAATTGGGACATGTCTTTTTATAAAACATGAATTGTCCTCAAAACCTATACTAGGTTGATAAATGATTTTGCCATAGCTGAAGGTTTCATAAACAAATTTTGCAAATCTAAAAAACGCTTTCTACTTTTGTAACCCTGCAAGTCAATTACCCTCAACAAGTAATTGGTTTATACAGAAGACGGGAGAGAATAGGCTCGAAGAACGTCTGGCAACCTACCCTCAATGGCAAGGTGCTAAATCCTACCTAAGCTGATTAGGAAATATAAATCAAAAAATCATGCTTCTTAAAAAATCAATTTCAGGCCATTTGTGCATGACTGTGTTATTGCAACACATTCTACCAGCATTTTTTTGTGTATTGAGTTTCTTTCCTTTCCGAATGCGCTCTAGTTTGCGATGTGTGCAAAATTGTAGCGGAGTCGCATTACTCTACTAGTTTTATATACTTTAAGGAGATTTATTTGGAATTCCCTCTAAAAAAGCTGTATTTTCAAGAATCCAAATTTCAATCTTATTTAACAACCTCAAACACACCTAGTTATGTCTCAATTACGTTTCGAAACCCTACAACTGCATGCAGGTCAGGAAGTTGACCCTACTACACAATCACGTGCAGTGCCTCTTTACCAAACCACCTCCTACCAGTTCAAAGATTCTACACATGGTGCAAATCTGTTTGCCTTAAAAGAGTTTGGCAACATTTACACACGTATTATGAATCCTACTCAGGACGTTTTTGAGAAGCGGATTGCAGCATTGGAGGGAGGGGTTGCAGCACTGGCTGTAGCTTCAGGACACGCAGCACAATTTATTGCATTAAATAACATTCTCAATGTTGGTGACAACTTTGTCACTTCTCCGTTTTTATATGGAGGAAGCTGGAATCAGTTTAAAGTTTCATTTAAAAGGCTTGGTGTAGAAGCTCGCTTTGCCAAAGACAATGAACCAGCCAGCTTCGAACAATTAATCGATGAAAAAACCAAGGCTATTTATCTGGAAACGATTGGAAATCCTGGTTTGAATGTAGCAGACTTCGATGCCATTGCAGCCTTAGCCAAAAAGTATGATCTACCTGTAATCGTTGACAATACATTTGGTATTGGCGGTTATCTTTTCCGTCCATTGGAACATGGAGCCCATGTTGTTGTAGAATCAGCAACCAAATGGATTGGAGGTCATGGTACCAGTATTGGTGGGGTAATAATTGATGGTGGTAATTACAATTGGGGCAATGGAAAATACCCTCAGTTTACTGAACCTTCAGAGGGATACCACGGATTAAAGTTCTGGGAAATTTTTGGAGAAGGTAATCCTATTGGACTTCCTAATATCGCCTTCATTATCCGCTGCCGGGTAGAAGGTTTACGTGATTGGGGTCCAGCCATTAGTCCGTTTAACTCATTCCTATTCCTTCAAGGATTAGAAACCCTTTCTTTACGTGCAGATCGTCATGTGGAGAACGCACTGAAACTGGCCCAATGGCTGGAGGCACATGATCAGGTAGAAAGTGTAAACTATCCTGGTCTGCCAAGCAGCCCACATTATACACTGGCTCAAAAGTATCTGAAACGTGGAGCAGGATCAATTCTGACGTTCAACATCAAAGGAGGCAAAGATGAAGCTGAGAAATTTGTTAACAGCTTAAAGCTAACTAGCCATTTGGCCAATGTAGGAGATGCCAAGACGCTTATTATCCATCCAGCCTCAACAACTCATTCTCAATTGAATGAAACAGAACAACGCAGTGCCGGTGTAGAGCCTACATTACTGCGGGTGTCAGTAGGTCTGGAACATATTGAAGATATTAAAGCCGATTTTGAACAGGCATTTGTTAAAATTCACGAAGATAGCGCAGTATTAAATTAATATAAAAGGGTTTCATGGCTAAAATAACTAGCCATGAAACCAATCTTTTCATCCCTAATTATTAATTGAATTTGAATCTTTTACAATTCAGTTACGAACAAGAATTTACATTAGAGTCTGGAGAAACTTTAGCACGGTTCAATCTGGTGTATGGAACATCCGGCACACTAAATGAAACAAAAGATAATGTGATCTGGGTTTGTCATGCATTGACAGGAAATGCAAGTGCAGATGATTGGTGGTCAGGAATGATTGGAGAAGGTAAATTCTACAATCCTGATGAGCATTTTATTATATGTGCCAACATCATTGGTTCACATTATGGATCAACAGGGCCATTTTCATGGAATAACAAAACCGATGATCGATACTATCACGACTTTCCGTTTGTGACTATCCGGGATATGGTCAATGCCATGGAACTACTTCGTATTCACTTAGGCATTACAAAAATCCACACCTGTATTGGCGGCTCACTTGGTGGGCAACAGGCTATGGAATGGGCAATTCTGCAGCCTACTCTCATTGACAACCTGATTCTGATAGCCACCAATGCCTACCATTCAGCATGGGGAATAGCTTTCAATGAGTCACAACGTATGGCAATCGAAACAGATCCAACCTGGAAAGAAAAACGTCCGGATGCAGGTATCCAGGGAATGAAAACAGCCAGATCTATTGCCTTACTGTCTTATCGCCATTACGAAACATACACTCAGAAACAAACGTCACCTGATAAAAACAAACAGGATGATTTTCCTGCATCGTCTTATCAACGATACCAGGGTGAGAAATTGGCAAAACGATTTAATGCATTCAGCTATTGGGTATTGTCCAAAGCAATGGATTCACACAATGTAGGGCGTGGGCGTGGAGGAGTAGAAGCAGCACTACGGGTGATCCGATCCAAAACACTTGTCATAGGTATATCTACAGATATTTTATTTCCTGTATCAGAACAAAAATACTTGGCACAAACTATACCGAATGCGCAATACACAGAGATAGAATCCATTTATGGACATGATGGTTTTTTAGTAGAGTTTGAGATTTTGAGTCAGATACTAAAACAATTTTATATCTCCTCTGACATTCCGAAAGATATACCAGTAGAAAAAGAGTGAGATTTTTATTCATATAGACATATAAGTAAGACGTTACATGAGCAAGAAATTACGCATCGGTTTATTTGGCTTTGGCGTGGTAGGTCAAGGCCTTTACGACATTTTTACACATACAACAGATTTTAATGCCGAGATTGTCAAAATCTGTGTAAAAAACCCTCACAAATCCCGTCCATTACCCGCAGATCGATTTACATTCGATCCGGATGATATCTTGGGAGACCCAACTATCAATCTGGTTGTTGAAATGATCAACAACACAGAAGATGCGTATATCATTGCCAAAACAGCCCTTCAGAATGGAAAAACCGTTGTTTCTGCCAGCAAAAAAATGATTGCAGAAAATCTGGAAGAACTGGTTGCCTTACAAAATCAATACAACACACCAATTCTTTACGAAGCAGCAGTGTGTGGTAGTATTCCTATTATTCGAAACCTGGAAGAGTATTATGATAACGAGCTGCTCTACTCTGTAAGTGGTATTGTCAACGGTACTTCCAATTATATTCTCTCAAAAATATTTCAGGAAAATTTGAGTTACGAAACAGCCCTTCGTCAGGCTCAGGAAGCAGGTTTTGCAGAAACTGATCCTACTGCAGATGTAGGTGGTTTCGATGCATTGAATAAACTTTGTCTGCTGGTTACACACTCCTATGGAATTTTTGTAAAACCAGAAGAACTATTTAACTATGGCATACAATCATTGTCTAAACATGACATTCAGTTTGCAAAAGAAAAGGGATTAAAAATCAAGCTCGTAGCTCAGACCCGCAAATTGACAGATGATACCATTACTGCATTTGTTATGCCTCAATTCATTGCACCTAATGATTATCTGTATAGTGTAGAAAATGAATACAATGGTGTAGCTGTAGAAGCTGCATTTGCAGACAAACAATTTTTTATGGGCAAAGGAGCTGGAGGACATCCTACAGGTTCCGCTGTTCTTTCTGATATTTCAGCCTGTCGCTATGATTATCAGTATGAGTATAAGAAACATCAACATACCCGGATACATTATACCAATGATGTTATCCTGGAAGTATATGTGCGTTACTATCAGGAAGCTGTGCTGGATGTTATTCCTTTTTTACAAATTCATGAAAAATACAGCAGTCATAATTTCCATTATATCATTGGTGACATTAATCTTTCTGACCTTATACTAATTAAGAGCGACTTAGCTACTCAAGATCTGTTTATTGCTAATACGGGCAAAAAAACAACAGCTTCCAAGCCTTTGACAGCCCCAATATTTGTCAGTGACCAAAAATATATTTAGAAATCCACCCTATCAGAAAAAACTCTCAACTTTTTTATAAATAGTTGAGAGTTTTTTGTTTACAAAGACTTCCATTCCTTCATTAAAGACAAAGAAATTACCAATTCTGAGCTTTCACTTTTCAGTGTTCTTCGGCATACCCCACATTTGCCTAACCACTTCTATTAGTAAACAGGAT
This genomic stretch from Xanthocytophaga agilis harbors:
- the yidC gene encoding membrane protein insertase YidC gives rise to the protein MDRNNLIGFLLIFLLLIGYTIYESQQPRPEPPKTTQATPAPKVAPSVSETVTDSATAKRMYGDFAAAGFGEAKDIVVENKDVKITLNTKGGKIKEVLLKNYKTYDQKPLVLIDEKSSSRVLRLPGRTGDINLSDLYFTSTDVGGVVKQDGDSIRVSFRLALADNQYVEQIYTIRGSGYQIGYDLKVNGLDGVLKNAPVQLVWLEHLKKFEKDTQTSQMASAINYYTVEEEFNDIGDNSVSVDEKAVEEPIRWVSLKQRFFLTALIARGTPFSAGQLKSSVPTVVSNDNIKVLESNLQLSLADLKSGKGHFDYYFGPNDYEIVKNVTDGFRENVYLGWPVIRIVSRFVILPVFHLLESFITNYGLLIIALVLVVKTILFPLVYRSYMSIAKTRVLQPEIEEIKAKHGDDMQKVQQEQMKLYNQVGVNPLSGCVPVLLQMPILFALFSLFPNLIEFRQKAFLWANDLSTYDSIIQLPFNIPFTAYSHISLFAVMMTASSLAFTYYNSQMTSSAAMPGPYKTVQYVMPVVIMFVLNSSPAGLNFYYLISNLVTIAQQLTIRKFVDEGEIRRKLEENRIKNKDKKKTGFQARLEEAMRKAEEVRKDADSKKGPNTDAKKKTKK
- a CDS encoding CTP synthase; this encodes MASAKYIFVTGGVTSSLGKGIIASSLAKLLQARGFSVTIQKFDPYLNIDPGTLNPYEHGECYVTDDGAETDLDLGHYERFLNTPTSQANNVTTGRIYNSVITKERQGAYLGKTVQVIPHITDEIKRSIRALGDTGEYDIVITEIGGCVGDIESLPFIEAVRQFKWDVGPNNAIVIHLTLIPYLKSAGELKTKPTQHSVKDLLETGVQPDILVCRSEHPIPQDIRKKIALFCNVHINSVIEAQDADTIYDVPLMMKKEKLDERVLVKLKLSHDKEPDMEGWKEFLGRLKNPSEEVTIGLVGKYVELRDAYKSIAEAFIHAGAQNECKVNIRWIHSETLLPENVENLFEDLDGVLVAPGFGERGIEGKIAAIRYVRENQVPFFGICLGMQCAVVEFARNVLKLDGAASTEWNQDTSHPVINMMEDQKKVTIKGGTMRLGAYPCDLKKGSRAAQVYGKSKISERHRHRYEFNNQYLEAYEKAGMTATGINPDTGLVEIVEIKDHPWFVGVQFHPELKSTVMNPQPLFVHFVKAAVEYASAKRLVVR
- a CDS encoding L-threonylcarbamoyladenylate synthase codes for the protein MTDSIQRAYEILKTGGVVLSPTDTVWSILCDARNDAAVKRVHELKKRETPKPLVAMISQIGWLPEYMNKVPDIAWDLVEFSERPLTVVYSNGKNVSSDVLASDRSIAIRLVKDNDFLVKLIGKFNRAIVSTSANRPNQFIPRTLDDVDPEIVKGVDYVVPMDQSTKNDYQLANILRLEVNGEIKFIRK
- a CDS encoding O-acetylhomoserine aminocarboxypropyltransferase/cysteine synthase, with amino-acid sequence MSQLRFETLQLHAGQEVDPTTQSRAVPLYQTTSYQFKDSTHGANLFALKEFGNIYTRIMNPTQDVFEKRIAALEGGVAALAVASGHAAQFIALNNILNVGDNFVTSPFLYGGSWNQFKVSFKRLGVEARFAKDNEPASFEQLIDEKTKAIYLETIGNPGLNVADFDAIAALAKKYDLPVIVDNTFGIGGYLFRPLEHGAHVVVESATKWIGGHGTSIGGVIIDGGNYNWGNGKYPQFTEPSEGYHGLKFWEIFGEGNPIGLPNIAFIIRCRVEGLRDWGPAISPFNSFLFLQGLETLSLRADRHVENALKLAQWLEAHDQVESVNYPGLPSSPHYTLAQKYLKRGAGSILTFNIKGGKDEAEKFVNSLKLTSHLANVGDAKTLIIHPASTTHSQLNETEQRSAGVEPTLLRVSVGLEHIEDIKADFEQAFVKIHEDSAVLN
- a CDS encoding homoserine O-acetyltransferase family protein; amino-acid sequence: MNLLQFSYEQEFTLESGETLARFNLVYGTSGTLNETKDNVIWVCHALTGNASADDWWSGMIGEGKFYNPDEHFIICANIIGSHYGSTGPFSWNNKTDDRYYHDFPFVTIRDMVNAMELLRIHLGITKIHTCIGGSLGGQQAMEWAILQPTLIDNLILIATNAYHSAWGIAFNESQRMAIETDPTWKEKRPDAGIQGMKTARSIALLSYRHYETYTQKQTSPDKNKQDDFPASSYQRYQGEKLAKRFNAFSYWVLSKAMDSHNVGRGRGGVEAALRVIRSKTLVIGISTDILFPVSEQKYLAQTIPNAQYTEIESIYGHDGFLVEFEILSQILKQFYISSDIPKDIPVEKE
- a CDS encoding homoserine dehydrogenase; this translates as MSKKLRIGLFGFGVVGQGLYDIFTHTTDFNAEIVKICVKNPHKSRPLPADRFTFDPDDILGDPTINLVVEMINNTEDAYIIAKTALQNGKTVVSASKKMIAENLEELVALQNQYNTPILYEAAVCGSIPIIRNLEEYYDNELLYSVSGIVNGTSNYILSKIFQENLSYETALRQAQEAGFAETDPTADVGGFDALNKLCLLVTHSYGIFVKPEELFNYGIQSLSKHDIQFAKEKGLKIKLVAQTRKLTDDTITAFVMPQFIAPNDYLYSVENEYNGVAVEAAFADKQFFMGKGAGGHPTGSAVLSDISACRYDYQYEYKKHQHTRIHYTNDVILEVYVRYYQEAVLDVIPFLQIHEKYSSHNFHYIIGDINLSDLILIKSDLATQDLFIANTGKKTTASKPLTAPIFVSDQKYI